ATCCCGCCTCGCACCTCCCGAGCCGCACGACCATCAACGCAACAATGGACAAGACGAACAAACCACCCACAAGGAACAAGGCAGAACACCCGAGCACGACAAAAAACCAGCCCTACCTGCTCAAACACGTTCCACAAGACTTCATCGTCAAAGAAATTCCCCTCCCCCCGGCAAGAACCCCGCTCGAAGAAGGAAGCTACCTCTTAGCAGAGCTCACCAAAGAGAACAAAGAAACCGAAGACGTACTTGCCGAGCTTGCAAAGCAACTACGCCTTCCTCGCAAAGCGATTGGCATCGCCGGGCTGAAGGATAAACGCGCCATCACGACGCAGTACATCACCATACGGGGCGTAACAACGCTTCCTCCACTCACAATTCCTGGCGTTACCATCACGCCCCAAGGCTTTCTGAACAAACCACTCACCCTCGGAGACCTTGCAGGAAACGCGTTCAGCATAACCCTCCGCAACCTCGACAAGCCCCTTACCTTCACGCCTCCCGCGTACCTCGTCAACTACTTCGACGAACAACGATTCTCCCATCTCAATGCACGCATCGGCAGATCCCTCATCCGAAAAGAATGGCAAGAAGCCTGCGAACTCATCATGCGCAACAACCCCCGATATCGCAGCGCTCTGCACCGCAGGTTACAAGCGTCGCCTAAGGACTACACCGGCGCACTCAGCGTTCTTCCCAAGCAGGTTTTACGCATTTTTCTTCACGCATACCCGTCCTATTTGTTCAACGAACTCACGGCAAGATACCTTCAGAAAAAAGGCTTCCGCCTCCACGAGGATCCCTACAGTCTTGGCACGCTTCTCTTCCCGCAGCACATCCTCGCTAAAAACTCCTCAGGCGACCACAAAAAAGTGCGCGAGCTCGCCAACGTCCTTCTTCCCCTCCCCGGATTTGATCTCGCCTCCCTTCGAGAAAAAATACCCCTTCAAGCTCAAACCCTCCTTGATGAACTCCTTGCAGAAGAAGGAATTTCACCAAGGGATTTCATCATCCCACAGCTCGCCAACCTTAGCATAGAAGGAAGCCTTCGCTCCATCCTCGCACCAGTAACGTCGTTCTCGCAAGAACCATCCCAACCTGACCCTTACTTCTCAGGAGCATTCGCGAAAAGAATTTCTTTCACACTTCCAAAGGGGAGCTACGCGACCATGCTCATTAGACAGTTATTCTTGGAAGTGTAATGCCCGAAGGATGTCTTCATGAACGCGTTCAATTGGCTGCTCACCATTTATCTTGATCAGGATGCTTTTGAAAACACCAAGGACCTCTTCGCTGTCTTTGTGATAAATTTCGAGCCTTCTACGTATTGCTTCTGGCTTGTCATCGTCCCGTTGCACCAACGCGGCCCCGTCATCATCGCACACGCCTTCCGTCTTCGGCGGCGCAAATTTGAGGTTGTACTCTCGATGGCACACCGGGCACACCCTTCGCGAAGCAATTCTTTCGACCGCGACACCATCACTGATGTCGATAAGGATGAGCGCGTCAAGCACCGTCAAGGACGCAAGCAACTCCGCCTGATGCCTGGTGCGAGGGTAGCCGTCAAGAATGAAGGACTCGTAGCGCTCAAGAAGATTTGCGATGATTTGATCCGTTATGCTCTCCGGCGCTAAGTTGCCGTTATTGATGTAGCGTGCAATCTCTTTGCCCAAGGGGGAGCCTCGCTTTACTTCGTCGCGAAGAAGCTGCCCCATAGAAACGTGAGGAATGCCCAGCTTCTTAGAGAGCAGCCTCGCCTGTGTTCCTTTTCCACTTCCTTGCGGCCCCACAACAGCGAGTCGCACTTTCTTCGCACTTCCCATGCAATCACCTCTTAACCCTTCTTGTTCTCTTTCACCACTCGCACCCTTGACGTTTGCACTGCCTTTTGCACTCGCTCACCCGAGGTACTCAAGGTCTGCCTTGGAAAGCGAATCTTTCTCCCAAACTTCGCAGAGCTGCTTGCCCATTGCCATCAGGCGCGAACGAATCGTCTTCCAATCTTTAAACAATTCTCGCAAGAAAGCCCCCTGTCGCTGCTCGTCACCTTCCAAATCTAGCACCATCCACTGCCTCGTCTTCAGCATCAGCTTGCGATACAAGACGAACAAGTTCTTGCGGTCCTCATCAGAGAACGCATTACTCTCCATCAAGTACGCAAACCGTCCTCCGTCGGGATGGAGGAGGTCTTCAATGGTTCGAGCAAACTCGCCTAAGCGTTCAATAACGCGCTGGCCAATTTCCTTTACTGTGAGAACATCCGTGTCGAGGCTGGAAAGAGAAAACGCGTCATCAACGTCTTCAAAAGGAGGAAGGCCGAACCGCTTCTGAATCGCCTCATAACTCTTCTTCAAAGTCATACACGAGAATTAATCCTGCAAGGTTTAAAAACGTATCGGGGACGGCGCCTGACTGGCACCTCTTCGTTCCAGCACGTCCTCAGCACTCAGCAATACCGCTCTCCCCGCGTTGTAACAAGCCGCTCATCCTGATCTCGCGTCTAATAAGGGCGTCGCGCTAAGGCAACTCGCAACCGCTCAAATCAGCCAAGGTTTCAAAGCTCAAACGTCCAGCCCTGCGCTCACCATTTCCGAACACCCACGTAGGGTATCCTTCAATCCCTGCTGCTTGGCAAAGGCTGCTCTGCCCCTGCCCGCCTGGCAGTGCGCATTCTACGTAGTTGATGAGTTCAAAGCTCTTGCCGAACATCTCTTTTTGCTCCTTACAATGCGGGCACCAGTAAGCGCCATACATCTTCGCACCGCTGTCTGAGAGACACTTGGCAAAAGAATCTAGCTCTTGCGTTCCCTTCGTCACAGAGCCAGTCGGAGAACTCACTCCGCGGAGCAAGATCGCTCCCGCGCCCAGTGCGATAATGACCACAGCCGCGAGTACTATTGTTTTTACCTGCATAGCAGGCGGGATGTCACTTCTCTTTTTAAAGTTTGGCGTGAGTGGTGTGCGGTTTGCGCCACTCCTGCTTGATCTCATGGCTTCAGAGCAGTTTTTTTTTGCTTGAACAGGACGGGGCTGAGAGAGGGCGAGACTGCGAGGCCTTGCTCGTGAGTCGGCGACCGAAACATTTAAATAGTTGTCTTACAAGTATCTTACTATACGAATACGTACACTCGTGTGCAGTGGCATCACAAAACCCGATGGTAAAAGCCGGATAGCAAAAGCACACGAATGATATTGCACGGAACACAAAACCTTCAACACGGAATGCATAAACACAACTGACGACAAACAACTCCAACCAACAACTCCAATTAACAACATTCGACCACCCGACGACGCGTGACGACAGAGTTGACTACGTATGCAGCGACCAAGACAACAGCAACAACCCAGAACAAGCCCGGACGCCGTTACAACCGCAAGAAGCGGGAAGGCAAGAAACAGCCAGAAAAGGCGCATAACGGCACAGAGAATTCTCAACATCCGCCTCACTCCCGAATTGCTCAACCTTCTCGACCAACTCGTGCTTTACGGCTTCTTCCCGTCACGCTCAGAAGCAATCAGGCAATTCTCCCGAGAATACGTCCAAGCAGCAAGTACCAAACCGCAAAACCTTCGTCGCCTGCAATTCTCAACGCCCCGGCAAGGAGGTGATACCGCATGAGCTTTATTGTCACCGTCCGCATGCCGGAAACCCTCCACGCCAAGCTTCTAGAACTCGCGCCAGAACACCACTACAAAGACCTCTCAGAACTCATGCGCAACCTCATCAGGGAACGCGCAGCAGCCTACCTCGCCAACTCGTTTCCAGCAACCTCTTCTTTCACGAGCTTGACAACAACGCCAAGCTGCAATGATCAACACGCACCGACAAGGCAGAAAGCAAGGCCGAGAACAACCCAACCAGCAGAGACGAACGAAACAGACGAGCTCATCAACACCATGAAAGCAATCATAGCCCGCCTCGAACAAGAAAGACGAGCGAGACGAGCACAGAAGCAAACACTCCAAAACGAAGGAGGAACGCAAGAGCAAGAACTGCTAACGACAGAAACAACGATAGAAACAACAACAGAAACACGATGAACCACGTGAACCACATCATCACCAAGAAACGGAACAACCGCTCCTTGACAAAAACCAAGCAAGCAAAACTTCAAGCAGCGCTAGCGGTAGCAGCCCTCACCCTGCTCATCACAGCACTTCCCACCACAGCGGTCGTCGACCTCGTTAAACCCATCGGCGGCCAACTCACCAGCGGCAATCCCCACACGCTCGAGTACTACCTTGCTCTTCCAGAAGCCACCTCTTGCACACTCAACCTCGACGGCACGCCGACCACAGAAACGGCACTCGAAAACAACGCCTTCAACACATTCACCGTACCAGACCTGGCAGACGGCAAGCACACCTGGAACGTGACCTGCACGAACGGCACGACACAAGAACACAGCACTACCGAAACCTTCACAACAGATAACACGCCTCCAACCATCGAACAGAACACCCCGCTTAACAATGCAACCGTCTCAGCCGCAAACTTCACCTTCACACCAGCCGATAACTACTCTACTACCCTCATCTGCGAAGTTCGCATCGACGAAACCCTACGCCAAAAAGACATCACCGCCCCAAACGAAAAACCGTACACAACCACATTTCCTACACTCCAACCAGGCAACCACACCTGGCGCGTCACGTGCACCGACCAAGCAAACAACACCGCAACCACCCCTCCCGCTTCGTTCATGTACACCCCTCCTCCACAAGAAAAACCATTCACGCTCACCATCGCAAAAAACGTCGTCGACCTTGGAGAACCCCTCCTCCTCACCATCACCGCCCCGGACGCAAGCACGGTAACGCTTGACACGTGCCCGGACAAAACAGGATTCGTCCAATGCTACCCGACAATCACCGTCCAAGAGCAAACATATCCAGCCCAGGAAACCATCCCCTACACGAAAAAAGAAGGAGCATACTTCATCGAAGGCCTCCTCACCACCCCTCAAGGCGACACGAAACTCGCCACGATTACATACACGGTCCAAAACACCATCACTGTCACGGCGCGAGCAAAAAACGACCCGAGAGTGAACAAGCAAACAAACCTCGAAGCGGAAGCAACAGGAGGTATTGGCGACTACACGTTCACCTGGCGATTCCCAGACAACACCCTCAAAGAAGGACGCGAAGTTCAAGCAACATTCACCACGCCGGGCTATCACAACATCACCGTCAACGCAACCGACGAGGAAGGAAACAGCAAAACAACAACCCTCTCCCTCAACGTCGTCGCAACCTACGACGTAACGTTCATTGTAAAAGACAAGGAAACCGGCCAACCAATCAACGACGCGACCGTCAGCGTAGACGACCAAGAACAGCGAACAGGAACGGACGGAAGAGCGACACTCTCGCTTCCTTCGGGCCTCCAAGACCTTGGCGTCCTCAAAGACGGGTACCGCTACCACTCAGAAGAAATCCTGGTCGATAAGAGCGGCACTATCACCGTCGAGCTTGAACCGCGCAAGGAAGCACGAGTAACAGCACTCTCTCCTGCACAAGACGAGCAAACCTCCCAACTCGAAGCCGTTTCATTTCTAGCGTCAGGGTCCTTCCCCATGACGTGCACACTCTGGGCGGCACCCAACGGTTCAGCATGGCTTGAAGCAGGAGCAAACATCACCATCACCAACGAAGGCAACCACTCACTCCCCTTCAACCCCGCCCCGGGCACGTGGCAGTGGAAAATAGAATGCACCGACGCAGAAGGAAACCTCCTCACGACAGCACCCAGGACGGTAACCCTCACCGCACAGGAAGAAGAACTTCCACCCACAAAACAAGAAACCCAGACCGCCTCAACAAAAGAGTACACCCTCCAACCAACCACTCAAGACACGGAAATCTCAGACAAAATCTTCCGATTCGAACAAGCACTCTCCTCCCTGCACGCACTCTCAGGAAACGCCCGCCAAGCAGCAGAGGCGATGAACCTTGAGCGCCGCATCAAAGACGCCATCAAAATAATGCAACGAGCCAAGCGAGACATTAACGACATCAAGTACCGAAGAGACCTCACCCCGCAAGAACAAGAAGCAAAACGAGCAGAATTCAGGGACGCTATCGCTCGCGCCTACCGAGAAACACCCGTCCAGATAAAATATATTTCCTCCAAAAAATTCAGCACGTACCCCAAACAAGAGGAACTCAAAGAACTCGTTTCGAAAGCGATTGAGCTCCAAGAAAAGCAGAAAAACAACTACCAAAGCAGCTATACAAACGCCGACGAAGAAGAACAAGAAACAAAAAGAAACCTAGCAGCAAAACAAGAAGCCCTTCTGAGCCATCAGCAAAGCTTCACCTTCGCCACCTCACTCTACCACGTCGAACTCGGATTCACGGACGGGTCGTTCCGAACAGCCACCATCGTCCGCCATGACTTTTCCTATGACAACACCACCGAAGAGAGCACAGTCCTCCTCTTCATCCCCAAGAGCGTTGCAAAGAGCGCACAAGACCTTGACGCAAACGAGGAATTCACCACCCTCCAAGATGACCCCGTCATCGCAATCGGAACACCCCAAACCTTCTCCTACCTTCTTGACGGCACCGTCGAAAAAGATGCCATAGCAGACATAAAGCCCATCATCTACAAAGAACCAACCTCAACAGAACTCAACAAAGTCACCGGCTTTGCCCTCCTGCCACGAGGAACGCTGACCCCTTCAGGTTTCTTAACACTCCTCATCGTAGCAATTCTCATCTACCTCTTCTACATCTACAACGGATTCGAACTCGCAAAAGACGCCATTGGAGCAGTCACCAAGCGAGGAGACGTCCATTACCTGCGCGTCCTGCTCAACGACGCACACGACTATCTTGACAGCAATGACGTGCAAAACGCCCAAGCCATCTACGACGAACTCCAAGCAAAATATGCCGCCCTGCCTCCTTCAGTACAAGACGAACTCTTCTCCGACCTCGAAACGCTCGGCTACGCCATCAACAAAGCGCACTTCATAGCCCTCACAGAAGTCATCCGCCAAAACCTCAAACAAGGAAACGTTGGAGAAGCAGAAAATGTCTACAAACACCTTCAAGGAACCTTCTCGCTTCTGAGCGAAGAGGACAGAAGAGCACTCTACCCAACCGTTGTCGCACTTGCAAAACGCATAGCCCAACAAACACAGTCAAGAACGTGACATTCAAGAACGTGACGTAAGACAAAGACCGATAACAAAAACGCCGTTGCAAGAATAAACAATGAAGATTGACACGCCAGCAAAAAAACTAGCATACGTCTCCCTCCTCGTTCTTCTCGTAGTCTTCTCAATCCACGGCATCATCTTCGTTGCCAACTATATCGGCATGGTCGCCACCCATGCAGGAAAGGGAGGCTACATCTACCAACTCAATATTGAACAACGCTTTCCAGTCGAGCGCTGGGCAGGCATCTACGGCATCGCCGTCGCCGTCGGCTTTGACAACCCGCAAAGCCAAGTCCTTGCAGGAGGCCAAATGGAAGAAGAAAACCTCATCTTCGACTGCTTCGAAGACAACATCGAGCACGAAGTCTACGCAAGCAGAAAACCACTCGAACAAATGAACCTGGCCTCCGTCACCCCCGCAACCCCTGCCGAAATAGATGCGCTCCTCGGCTACGACGCGTCAGACTTCATGTCCGGAACGCGCACGTTCACGGAAACCATAACCGTCACTCTCGGCTCCACCACGCTCACCGTCCCGGCAACGTACACGATGAAAATAAATGAGAGCCCCAGCGCGACGTTCTCCACAGGAATACTGCGCGACGGGAACGGCGAAGTCTTTCTTGTCTCAAAAATAGTTGACTTCCAAACAGGATTCAACGGACGCATCTACAACTACCAAATGCTCGTTCCCATCCCGAACAACGGCTCAGCCACCACCTGGTACTTCTGGTCGGACCCCAACGACGTCTGCCCAGAAGCAGGGAACGGCACCGTTACCGGAACAGGATCGGTCATTGGCAACGTCACCGACCAAGACGGCAACAGACTGGAAAACGTCATCGTCCACGTCGCGGACAAGTCAAGCGCAACTAACGCCAACGGCGAATACAACGTCAGCGACGTTAAAGAAGGGACGTGGACCATCTTCGCCGTCAAGGAAGGATATCAAGTCTACTACGGCAACGTCACCGTTACCGACGGCAACACCACCATCCACAACATCGTCCTCAACCTCATCCAAGAAGAGAACCCCTTCACGAATGTCGGCCCGGGCCAGACAGACCAAACAGGCATTGACGAAGCAGGAACCGGCCAAGACGTTGGTCCTGGGCAGGACGAAGGACCCGGCCAGGTCAACTTTCAACCCATTGTTGAACAACCAAAACGCATCGAAGGAACAGACTACATCATCACCCTCCAAGAACTAAAGCGAAAACTGAGGGAGGGAGAGTTTAGACAGGAAACCATCCGCATCATCAGCTACAAAGACAGCACAGCCACTGTCACGTACGAGCTTAAAGGCAACCTTTCAGGCATAGTCACGCTCGACAAAACACAAAGCGTAATAGAGCCCAACGGAGAAGACTACCTCATCGCGACCATCTTCGGCAGCAAAAATCCAGGCATCTACAACGGCACCCTCGAGTTCGATGGCGACTTCAACGCAACCATTCCCGTCGAAATCGAAATCCTTGATAAGAACAAACTCCCCGTCGAAGCACTCATCATGGAGCTCGGCGTTCCAGGAACGAAATTCTACCCCTCAAACAAGATACGATTCCAAACCCACCTGCGCAACCTCCTCATTGACCGCCCATACCCTGTCAGGATCGTCTACACGCTCCAAAACATTGAAGGAACAAAAACCATTTGGACCAAGGAAGTAAACACGTTTCTCACCACCCAACAAACACTGTACAACACCATCAAAATACCTCGAGATGTGGAAGCAGGAGAGTACATACTCCGCGCAAACGCGATGTACCTCTCCCTCTACAGCAGCACCAGCGCCCTCTTCAAAATCGACGTCCCGTTCCTCCAGCGCATCATCTTCGGACTGGCCGTGTGGCAATGGCTGCTCATCTTCTTCTTCCTCGTCCTCGCAGCAGGAGGCTTCCTCTACTGGCACCACCTCAAAGAATCAAAAAAGAAGTTCCACCTCAAAGTAGACTACAATGCCCTCCCCAAGCCAGGACCGCGCAGCATCTACGTAGGAAAAATAGCCGAAACAGACCATAAAACCTACATGAACCTGGAAGCCTTCAAAACACACACTATCGTAGCAGGGTCAACAGGCGGCGGAAAATCCGTCAGCGCCCAAGTCATCGTCGAAGAAATGCTCAAGAAAGACGTCTGCGTCATGGTCTTCGACCCCACGGCACAGTGGACCGGCATGCTCAGAAAATGCAACGACAAAATGATGCTCAGCCTCTACAGCATGTTCGGCATGAAACAAAACGAGGCAAGGGCCTTTAGCGGCAACATTAGGGAAATCACCGACCCCTACGAAATCATCGACTTCAAAAAATACATCAAACCAGGAGAAATACAAGTCTTCGCATGCCACAAACTCGACCCGAAGGACATGGACATCTTCGTCGCCAACAGCATACGAGAAGTCTTCCGCTACGGCTTTGACGAGAGCAAAGAACTGCGCATCTGCTTTGTCTACGATGAAGTTCACCGCCTCCTTCCCAAGTTCGGCGGCAGCGGGCAAGGATTCCTCCAAATCGAACGGGCATGCCGCGAATACCGAAAATGGGGTCTTGGGGTCATCCTCGTCTCACAAGTCCTCTCCGACTTTGTCGGCACTATCAAGGCAAATATCAACACAGAAATTCAAATGCGCACGAGAGACGAGGGAGATCTTGAACGCATCCGTGTCAAGTACGGCGAAGACGTTCTACGCAGCCTCGTAAAGGCAACCGTCGGGTCGGGCATGGTAGAAAACCCGCACTACAACAACGGAAAGCCCTACTTCGTCGCGTTCAGGCCCCTCCTGCACAGCACCGAACGTCTCAGCGACGAAGAAATCAGCCAGTACGAAGAGTACAACAACAAAATCGACAACCTCCTCTACAGCCTCGAGCAGCTTGAAAAAGAAGGCGTGGACGTCTTCGACCTCAAACTCGAACTCAAACTCGCAACGGACAAAGTCAAAACTGGTAATTTCAACATGGTCAAAATCTACCTTGACGGGCTCACCCCCCGTATCGACAAACAATGGGAAA
The DNA window shown above is from Candidatus Woesearchaeota archaeon and carries:
- the truD gene encoding tRNA pseudouridine(13) synthase TruD produces the protein MDKTNKPPTRNKAEHPSTTKNQPYLLKHVPQDFIVKEIPLPPARTPLEEGSYLLAELTKENKETEDVLAELAKQLRLPRKAIGIAGLKDKRAITTQYITIRGVTTLPPLTIPGVTITPQGFLNKPLTLGDLAGNAFSITLRNLDKPLTFTPPAYLVNYFDEQRFSHLNARIGRSLIRKEWQEACELIMRNNPRYRSALHRRLQASPKDYTGALSVLPKQVLRIFLHAYPSYLFNELTARYLQKKGFRLHEDPYSLGTLLFPQHILAKNSSGDHKKVRELANVLLPLPGFDLASLREKIPLQAQTLLDELLAEEGISPRDFIIPQLANLSIEGSLRSILAPVTSFSQEPSQPDPYFSGAFAKRISFTLPKGSYATMLIRQLFLEV
- a CDS encoding nucleoside monophosphate kinase, whose protein sequence is MGSAKKVRLAVVGPQGSGKGTQARLLSKKLGIPHVSMGQLLRDEVKRGSPLGKEIARYINNGNLAPESITDQIIANLLERYESFILDGYPRTRHQAELLASLTVLDALILIDISDGVAVERIASRRVCPVCHREYNLKFAPPKTEGVCDDDGAALVQRDDDKPEAIRRRLEIYHKDSEEVLGVFKSILIKINGEQPIERVHEDILRALHFQE
- a CDS encoding PKD domain-containing protein, with translation MNHVNHIITKKRNNRSLTKTKQAKLQAALAVAALTLLITALPTTAVVDLVKPIGGQLTSGNPHTLEYYLALPEATSCTLNLDGTPTTETALENNAFNTFTVPDLADGKHTWNVTCTNGTTQEHSTTETFTTDNTPPTIEQNTPLNNATVSAANFTFTPADNYSTTLICEVRIDETLRQKDITAPNEKPYTTTFPTLQPGNHTWRVTCTDQANNTATTPPASFMYTPPPQEKPFTLTIAKNVVDLGEPLLLTITAPDASTVTLDTCPDKTGFVQCYPTITVQEQTYPAQETIPYTKKEGAYFIEGLLTTPQGDTKLATITYTVQNTITVTARAKNDPRVNKQTNLEAEATGGIGDYTFTWRFPDNTLKEGREVQATFTTPGYHNITVNATDEEGNSKTTTLSLNVVATYDVTFIVKDKETGQPINDATVSVDDQEQRTGTDGRATLSLPSGLQDLGVLKDGYRYHSEEILVDKSGTITVELEPRKEARVTALSPAQDEQTSQLEAVSFLASGSFPMTCTLWAAPNGSAWLEAGANITITNEGNHSLPFNPAPGTWQWKIECTDAEGNLLTTAPRTVTLTAQEEELPPTKQETQTASTKEYTLQPTTQDTEISDKIFRFEQALSSLHALSGNARQAAEAMNLERRIKDAIKIMQRAKRDINDIKYRRDLTPQEQEAKRAEFRDAIARAYRETPVQIKYISSKKFSTYPKQEELKELVSKAIELQEKQKNNYQSSYTNADEEEQETKRNLAAKQEALLSHQQSFTFATSLYHVELGFTDGSFRTATIVRHDFSYDNTTEESTVLLFIPKSVAKSAQDLDANEEFTTLQDDPVIAIGTPQTFSYLLDGTVEKDAIADIKPIIYKEPTSTELNKVTGFALLPRGTLTPSGFLTLLIVAILIYLFYIYNGFELAKDAIGAVTKRGDVHYLRVLLNDAHDYLDSNDVQNAQAIYDELQAKYAALPPSVQDELFSDLETLGYAINKAHFIALTEVIRQNLKQGNVGEAENVYKHLQGTFSLLSEEDRRALYPTVVALAKRIAQQTQSRT
- a CDS encoding DUF87 domain-containing protein is translated as MKIDTPAKKLAYVSLLVLLVVFSIHGIIFVANYIGMVATHAGKGGYIYQLNIEQRFPVERWAGIYGIAVAVGFDNPQSQVLAGGQMEEENLIFDCFEDNIEHEVYASRKPLEQMNLASVTPATPAEIDALLGYDASDFMSGTRTFTETITVTLGSTTLTVPATYTMKINESPSATFSTGILRDGNGEVFLVSKIVDFQTGFNGRIYNYQMLVPIPNNGSATTWYFWSDPNDVCPEAGNGTVTGTGSVIGNVTDQDGNRLENVIVHVADKSSATNANGEYNVSDVKEGTWTIFAVKEGYQVYYGNVTVTDGNTTIHNIVLNLIQEENPFTNVGPGQTDQTGIDEAGTGQDVGPGQDEGPGQVNFQPIVEQPKRIEGTDYIITLQELKRKLREGEFRQETIRIISYKDSTATVTYELKGNLSGIVTLDKTQSVIEPNGEDYLIATIFGSKNPGIYNGTLEFDGDFNATIPVEIEILDKNKLPVEALIMELGVPGTKFYPSNKIRFQTHLRNLLIDRPYPVRIVYTLQNIEGTKTIWTKEVNTFLTTQQTLYNTIKIPRDVEAGEYILRANAMYLSLYSSTSALFKIDVPFLQRIIFGLAVWQWLLIFFFLVLAAGGFLYWHHLKESKKKFHLKVDYNALPKPGPRSIYVGKIAETDHKTYMNLEAFKTHTIVAGSTGGGKSVSAQVIVEEMLKKDVCVMVFDPTAQWTGMLRKCNDKMMLSLYSMFGMKQNEARAFSGNIREITDPYEIIDFKKYIKPGEIQVFACHKLDPKDMDIFVANSIREVFRYGFDESKELRICFVYDEVHRLLPKFGGSGQGFLQIERACREYRKWGLGVILVSQVLSDFVGTIKANINTEIQMRTRDEGDLERIRVKYGEDVLRSLVKATVGSGMVENPHYNNGKPYFVAFRPLLHSTERLSDEEISQYEEYNNKIDNLLYSLEQLEKEGVDVFDLKLELKLATDKVKTGNFNMVKIYLDGLTPRIDKQWEKLGKKPKPYEKRRASKEEIEAEIAKAKAEHDKAKKEDQKDEGEGKKEITWTTDVPPDKILSLVNGMLVVNLASLYDEIAAMKDEDFAKHVNDQKNDFAVWVRDVIGDVDLANHLSLANTKEDILKLLEVKKNNGKFEKLTQDQLKELQAKPWISGAAPAQKTGENQEKNKEEKQGTTTEKPAGGGQAEEGKEAEGQAESHNENDSPGQEGQEGPSKSTQDVAAAHEEKVKHIQEAIRAKQSPPEQSLEDGQSTEQPPKNAQEHSDVAGKEKQEESEAEKTGKTKANV